In Vicia villosa cultivar HV-30 ecotype Madison, WI unplaced genomic scaffold, Vvil1.0 ctg.004751F_1_1, whole genome shotgun sequence, a genomic segment contains:
- the LOC131642283 gene encoding uncharacterized protein LOC131642283: MATSFLLSNPIPRTPTFTFPSFKAPPYPISPPLLRTTYGKPRRATVVTRAGASASSYAFAIALPLSLLAVTIFTALRIGEKLDQDYYEEMAINEAIMEIDEEEEEDYDDDAETYLQEEPVLPRGRNRPKREA, encoded by the exons ATGGCCACTTCATTCCTTCTCTCTAACCCAATCCCTCGCACTCCCACCTTCACATTCCCTTCCTTCAAGGCCCCACCTTACCCCATCTCCCCGCCTCTTCTCCGCACCACTTACGGGAAACCAAGACGCGCCACGGTGGTCACACGCGCCGGCGCAAGCGCCAGTAGCTACGCTTTCGCGATTGCGCTTCCTCTTTCTCTCCTCGCTGTTACCATCTTCACTGCCCTCCGAATTGGCGAGAAGCTCGACCAAGATTACTACGAAGAG ATGGCAATAAATGAAGCTATCATGGAAATTgacgaagaggaagaagaggactatgATGATGATGCGGAAACTTATTTACAAGAAGAACCTGTCCTTCCACGTGGCCGCAACAGACCTAAAAGGGAAGCTTGA